AGGAGCAGGGCGACCTCAACATGGCCCTGTACGGCGGCCACGGCGAGGTCCCGCGCTTCGTCGTCGCCCCGACATCGATCACCGAGTGTTTCTGGAAGACCGTCGAGGCGTTCAACCTCGCCGAGAAGTACAACACGCCGGTGTTCCTCGTCTCCGATCTGGCGATGTCGGTCACCGAACAGACGTTCCCGCCGGAAGCATTCGACATGGACGAAGTCGAGATCGACCGCGGCAAACTCGTCGACGACGAAGAGGTCGATGAGTGGCTCGACGAGCAGGGACGGTTCCGCGCCCACGCCGACACCGACGACGGTGTCAGCCCCCGTGCCATCCCCGGCACGATCGACGGCGCACACATGAGCACCGGCCTCGAGCACGACGAACTCGGCCGCCGAACCGAGGAACAGGACGAGCGTGTCCAGCAGGTCGACAAACGGTACCGCAAGGTCGAGACCGCACAGGAGCAAGAAGACTGGGAGTGCCGCGAGTTCGGCGACGAGGACGCGGACAACCTCATCCTCTCGTGGGGATCGAACGAGGGTGCACTGGTCGAAGCGCTCGGCTACCTCGAGGACGAGGACGTCGACGTTCGCGTGATCTCGGTGCCGTACATCTTCCCGCGGCCGGACCTCACCGACGAGATCGAGGCGGCCGAACAGACGATCGTCGTCGAGTGTAACGCGACCGGCCAGTTCGCCGACCTCATCGAACACGACGCACTTACCCGCGTCAAGCGCATTAACAAGTACACCGGCGTCCGCTTCAAGGCGGACGAACTCGCCGAACAGATCACCGACAAACTCTCCGAGGAGGTGCCAGCACAATGAGCTCCGACGTACGATTCACCGACTTTAAATCCGACAAGCAGCCAACGTGGTGTCCCGGATGCGGCGACTTCGGGACGATGAACGGCATGATGAAAGCCCTGGCCGAAACCGGAAACGACCCCGACAACACCTTCATAATCGCCGGGATCGGCTGTTCCGGCAAGATCGGGACCTACATGCACAGCTACGCCCTTCACGGGGTTCACGGCCGTGCACTTCCCGTCGGGACCGGCGTCAAAATGGCCCGCCCCGACATCGAAGTGATGGTCTCCGGCGGCGACGGTGACGGCTACTCGATCGGTGCCGGTCACTTCGTCCACGCCGTCCGCCGAAACGTCGACATGTCCTACGTCGTCATGGACAACCGTATTTACGGCCTGACCAAAGGTCAGGCCTCGCCGACCTCGCGATCGGACTTCGAGACCTCCACCACCCCAGAAGGCCCCCAGCAGCCACCCGTCAACCCGCTCGCACTCGCGCTCGCATCGGGCGCGACGTTCATCGCCCAATCTTTCGCCTCCGACGCGTTGCGCCACCAGGAGATCATCGAGCAGGCGATCGAGCACGACGGCTTCGGCTTCGTCAACGTCTTCAGCCCGTGTGTCACGTTCAACGACGTCGACACCTACGACTACTTCCGCGAGAGCCTCGTCGACCTCAAAGAGGAAGGCCACGATCCGAACGACTACGAGAACGCCAAGGATGTCATCCTCGACGGCGAAAAGGAATACCAGGGCGTCATGTACCAGGACGAAAACTCCGTCCCGTACCACGAGCAACACGGCGTCACCGAGGATATGTCCGAGATTCCCGACGGCGCACCCGACGACGCGATGGATCTCGTCCGCGAGTTCTACTGACGACCGACGCTCTCGACGCGACTCGGCAGGATTCGTTTTCTCAGCACCGATCACCGGCCACTGTTGTCACCGTCGAGAGAGTGCCGTGTCTACAACCGCGCTCAAGACGGCGCTCGAGTAACTGTGATGCTTCGGCCTCGCTCCCTCGGTGCGAAGCGCTCGCTCTGGGTCTGTCGGTTACGCTTCGAAAATAGCGACCCAGATACACCACCTCTCGAGTTCGCGAGCGATTAGACCGGGTGCTCGACGGATTCCATCAGCACTTCGGCGTTCGCTGACTCTTCAGCCAGCGGTGCGGGGTAGCTCCCGAGGAGGACGAGCAGGTCGTCCTCGTGATCGAACGAGGCTACCGGAATTTCGATGTCGATCGGTTCGCCCTCGAACTTGGATTCGCCCTCGAAGACGTCGACGGTTCGATCGTCGCCGAGAATATCGAGCGTGAACGAGTCGACCTTCGAAATGTCGTCAACGTCGGTGTGTTCGCTGTCGATTTCGGACATGAACTCCTCGAGCAGTTCTTCGTTCGTCATATCCGAAATCGGGTTGAACGACCGTCCGAGAACCGAGAAGTCGGGAATCGAGACGGCGACGAAGAACGCGCCCTCGTGTTCGATACCGCGGTGCTCGACGTCTTTCGAGTAGATCGACGACCAGACCCTGGCCTCGACGTCGCGCTCGACGCCGACCTCGATCGTCTCCTCGATAGATCGTTCTTCGATCTCGTACTCGGCGTAGCCGGCTTCTTCGAGGGCTGTATCGGTGGGTGCGACGCGTTCGGCCGTGAGCTCCATCGGCCCGTCTCCGAGGACGAAGTCGATACAGCCGGCCGTCAGTGCGAGCGTTCCGGTCGCTCCTGTTGCGAGAATGGCACGTCGAGAGTAGGTCATTAGGGGTCTATTCGGTAGAAACCGTATATTAGTTATGGAACAGTTTATCATGTAGACAAGAATATCGTGAGATCGCGACTGTCGAATCGATCGCTGCAGCGGATTCCCTCGCACACATCAAGAGTTATCGGGATCCGCACCAGTCTCTAGACATGACCGAGTTCGCACGACGAGTCGAGCAGGTGTCGATCAGCGGCATTCGCGAAGTGTTCGAGGCCGCAGGTGACGACGCGATCAACCTCGGGATCGGCCAGCCGGACTTTCCGACGCCCGCCCACGCCCGCCAGGGCGCGATCGAGGCGATCGAGGCCGGAAAGACCGACGCCTACACGTCGAATAAGGGAACGCTGACGCTTCGTGAGGCGATTTCGGCGAAGTACGACCGCGACTACGGACTCGAGATCGACCCCGAGCACGTTATCGCCACGTCCGGCGGCAGCGAGGCGCTCCACCTCGTCTTGCAGGCCCACGTCGATCCGGGCGAGGAAGTGATCTTCCCCGATCCCGGCTTCGTCTCCTACGACGCGCTGACCCACATCGCGGACGGCACGCCGAAACCCGTCGGCCTCCGCGACGATCTCACGCTCGATCCGGCGACCGTCGAGGAAGCCATCACCGACGAGACGGCCGTCTTCGTCGTCAACAGCCCGGCCAACCCGACGGGCGCCGTCCAGAGCGAGGCCGACATGCGCGAGTTCGCCCGCATCGCCGACGAACACGACGTCCTCTGTCTCTCCGACGAGGTGTACGAACACATCGTCTTCGAGGGCGCACACCGGTCGCCGCTCGAGTTCGCCGAGACCGACAACGTGGTCGTCGTCAGCGCCTGCTCGAAGACCTATTCGATGACCGGCTGGCGACTCGGCTGGGTCACGGGCTCCAATCGCCGCATCGAGCGAATGCTCCGCGTCCACCAGTACGGCCAGGCCTGTGCCTCCGCGCCCGCACAGTACGCCGCCGAGGCCGCGCTGACGGGTCCACAGGAACCGGTCGCGGAGATGGTCGAAGCGTTCGAGGAACGCCGCGACGTCGTTTTCGACGGACTCGCGGACGCCGGTCTCGAGGTCCCCAAACCCGAGGGGGCGTTCTACGTCATGCCGAAGGTGCCAGAGGGCTGGTGTGATGAAGTGCTCGACCGCGGCGTGATCGTCGTCCCCGGCGACGCCTTCGGCGCGAACGGCGAGGGCTACGCGCGGCTCTCGTACGCGACGGCGATGGAGGAGTTGAAGGAGGCCCTCGAGATCATCGACGACGCGACGCGGGCGGTACGATAGCGGCTGGACACCCGTCGAAGCACCCGAGACGTCAGTCGAACTGCCGAGGCGCTAATACGGCAGTCGTCGGAATCGTCTCCGGAATCGCTAGAACTGCTTTATCTCCGATCAGAGCGTCTATTCGGTCGGTGATAGCAATGGCAGGAAAACAACTCACACCGCGATCGGACGGCGAACACCTCCACGTTCTCGGCTCGACGATGACCATCACGGCCGACGGTGACGACACGGACGGCGAGTTTACCGTGGTCGACATGCTCGCGCCGCCGGGGTTCGAAAACGGACTTCACACGCACGCCCCGAGCGAGGTGTTTCACGTCCTCGAGGGATCGATGACCCTCCACATCGACGGCGAGAACCACACCCTCGAGCCCGGAACGACCGGCCACGTCGCCGGAGGCCGCCCGCACGGGTTCCGCGTCGAGGGAGACGAACCGGTTCGCGTGCTCATGGCGCTCACGCCCGCCGGTACCGAGGACTTCTTCCGCGCGGTCGGCGAGCCGACCGAAATGCGGACGCTACCGGAACCTCGTGAGGTGACCGACGCCGACCTCGAGGCGCTGTTCGCCGTCGGCGAGGACCACGGCTTCGCGTTCATGGGACCGCTCCCGGCAGACAACTAAGTCGATCGGGAGTTTCGGATCGCTGTTTTTAGCTCGAGAACGCCTCGAGGATCGTCTCACAAAAGGGCTCGAGATCACACCCGCTCCCGAGCAGCCGGGAACTGTACCCTTTTACGGCGCTACGGCGTGTTGACGAACGACATGCGCGCTGTACGCCTACACGAGCACGGTGATGCGGACGTACTGCAGGTAGATGACGTCGACCGACCCGAGCCAGCCGACGACGAGTTGCTCGTCGAGGTGGCCGCCGCGGGGATCAATCCCGTCGATACGTACTTCCGAGACGGCTCCTACGAGCCGGTCGGCGTGCCGTTCACGCCCGGCGTCGACCTCGCCGGCGTCGTCGCGGAGACCGGCGCGGCCGTCGAGGGCTTCGCCGAGGGCGACCGCGTCTTCGGGACCGGGATCGGAAACGGCGGCTTTCAGGGGTCCTACGCCGAGTACGCGACGGTGCCTACCGATCGCGTCGTCCACCTCCCTGACGGGGCGGATCTAACCGAAGCGGGGGCTGCCGGCGTCGCCGCCGTCACGGCCTGGCGCGCGTTAATCGACCACGCCGACCTCGATCCCGCCGAGCACTGCCTCGTCCACGGCGGCTCCGGCGGCGTGGGTCACGCGGCCGTCCAGATCGCTGCGGCAGTCAGCGCTCGCGTCGTCACCACCGCATCGGAGGGGTACCACGACGACCTCGAAGCTCTCGGTGCCGAGACGGTCCTCGACTACGCGCGCGACGATCTGGCCGATGCGGTTCTCGAGGCCAGCGACCGCGGCGTCGACGCGATCCTCGACCATCGGCTGGACGACTACCTCCAGTTCGACGCGGACGTCGCCGCGACCGGCTGTCGCGTCGTCGGAATCGGGGAGAACAGCCCCGATCCGGCCTTCACGAACGACGGCGCGGCCCGCTCGAAGGACGTCAACTACCAGTTCATGAGCATGTTCAACACGCCCGACCTGCGCGTGCCGCTCCGGGGCGTGGCGCACCTCATGGCGACCGACGCCCTCGAGATCGAGATCGCACGGAGCTACGACCTCGACGAGGCATCACAGGCGCAGGAAGACGTCATGAACGAGAGCTTCCTCGGAAAGCTGGTCATCGAGCCATAACCGAACGGTTCCGACTCGCGATCGACGACTCGAGTTCGGTCGCCCGTTCGAGATCAGTTCCCAGAAACGGATTCTTCTGGTCGTCGCTCGGCCGACTACGACTGTCCAGCGATCCGAGACATCCATACGGCTATGCCGACGGGAGCCGTGTTCGATACTATGACACAGGATGTCAAGCTCAACGGACTCGTGAACGTCCTCGACGATCTCGAGTATCCGATTTCGCAGGACGAAGCCGTCGAGCAGTGCGACGACGTGACGCTGATCCTCGCCGACGGAGAGGAGAACCTCGGCGAGATCGTCGCCGACTCGAACGGCGAGCGGTTCGCGTCGATGGACGACCTCGAGACGGAGGTATTCAACCTCCTCCCTCGACACGCCGTCGGCGAACCGTACCAGTCCGAAGGCGAAGGATAACGGATCGGTCGGCGGTCGGACGATCGGCGGTCCGGGGATCGCGGCACTGGTCCCGAAGCGGAACCCGTTTTCGACGGACGACTCGAGCGGTGGTTAGCCGACCCTATACCAGATCGGCGACCGCTTCCATCATCATCTCCTTCTCGTCTTCGGTCATCTCGTTGACGAAGCCGACGCGGACGGCATCGACGCCGTCGATCTCGCTGTACGATTCGACCCACTCACGGACCTCGTCGGGCGTTCCCGCGGGTGCGAGTTCGTCGAGCAGGTCCTCGGGCAACTCGGCGGCCATTCGTTCCGTATCGCGGTCCTGCCACGCCGCACGGATGTTCTCGACGATGTCGGGATAGCCCTGGTCGGCGACCGAGTCGCCGTAGTAGGGGCCGTAGGCACCCAGCATGAACGCGATCGTGCCGCGGGCCTTTCGCCGTGCCAGTTCGCGGTCCTCGCTTGCGATACCGCGGACGATCGGCGCGACGCGAAGGTCGTCAACGCTCTTGTCGGCGAGTTCGGCACCGCGGGAAAGGTCTTCGAGACGCTCCTCGAGACCCTCCTTCGTGAACATCTGTGGCGCCCAACCGTCGCCGAACCGGCCGGCCATCTCGGTGGCCTTCGGGCCGAGCGTCCCGAGATCGATCGGCGGCGGGTTCTCGGGAACCTCGCGCTCGTAGTTGAGCCCGGCGATGTCGAAGATCTCGCCCTCGTAGGCGGGATTGCCGTCCTCGTAGACCGACCGAATGACCTCGATCGCCTCTCGTGTGCGGCGGAGCGGGCGGTCGAACTCGAGGCCGTGCCAGCGCTCGGTGATCGCGGGGGAACTGGGACCGAGACCGAGTCGGAACCGGCCCTCGGAGGCCTCGTGCAGCGTGAGTGCAGTCTGGGCGAGCATCGCGGGCGAGCGGCCGAACGGCGAGATGACGTCGTTCGTGATCCCCAGTTCGTCGGTGCGGTCGGCGGCGAGCGTGAGCACCGGGACGATGTTCCAGCCCGTCGTCTCGCCGACCGTGATCCGGTCGAAGCCCAGCTCTTCGGCTTGGACGGCCCGCTGGGCGACATCCTGCGGTCGCTCGTAGTCGTTGAGCTGCACCAGCAGGTCGAGATCGGCGTTCACGGTTCTCCCCTCCGCATCGGTCGGATCGCTCGGCTGTCTGCCATCGTCCCCTACCGCGTCACCTATTCACATAAAATTGTAGCGTTTCCGTCTACTCGCGCGGACGGACGGTCCAGTTCTCACGAAGCAAGCCGTACACGATCGAGTCGACGCACTCTCCGTCGACGAACCGATCCTTTCGGATGCGCCCTTCCTCGTCGAATCCGAGCGACTCCAACAGGCCGCGGGAAGCGTCGTTGAACTCGTACACCGTCGCCCCAGCGGCGGGCGTCTCGTACGTGCCGAAGATGTAGTCGATCACCAGAGAAACGGCCTCGCGACCGTAGCCGTCGCCGTGGACCTCCGGGACGAGCCAGTAGACGAGTTCCGGACGCCGCCAGTCGGCGTCTTCGATCGTCACGAGGCCGATCGGATGTACGTCGTCAGCATCGTCGGGTCGACCGGGACCCGCACGGTCTCCGTCGAGACAGACGAGGAACCGATCCGCGTTTTCGTCGGTGAGCCACTCCTCGAGTTCCTCTTGGTTCAACAGGGGGGCTCCGAGCGGATACCGAAGTTCGGGATTAGCGTACGCTCGCTGGAGGAACGGGAGATCGTCGTCCTCGACCGTCCGGAGCGTCACGCGAGTACCGCGGGAGATTCGAGCACCTGGCATACAGTCGATAACAGAGACGAGTGAAATATGTCTTCCGTCGTGAAGGAATGCGGCGGACGCGTCGTACCCCGGTATTCGCATCTCGGTACGTCCGGTCTGTCGATGGAGTTAGTTGCGCTCCGTTTCCTCGAGAATCGTCGCACAGCACTTCGTCGCCGCCTCGAGATGATCGTCCGCCTCGTCGTGGCCGGTCTCGTCCACCTCCGAGAGCAGGTGCTGAATCTTCTCGACGCGCTCGACAACGACGCCGTCGTCGAGGTCGTTCGTCGCCACGTCACGGGCGACGGCTTCAGCTTCGCCGAGCCAGCGGTTCGCCTGTCGGTCGATCGGTAACTCGGCGGTGTGCTCGAGGGAGCGGTAAAGCCGTCGGGTTCGCTCCTCGAGCGAGTCCTCGGCCCCATCAGCTGTGCGAATTGGGTGCGAATCGTCAGTCACGATTGGAACTACGGACTCGAGACCCGTGACGTTTGCTCGAAGAAACGGACGGGGCGACCCTCGACATCGGTCAACGGGAACCCAAGGGAGCTACTTGGGAAACGTTGATACGGGATGTGAACAACGACCACGTATGACACACGACTGTTCGTTCCTCGAGGATCTCGACCTCGCGGACGACCAGCTATCGTTCGCGGAGGGACGCCGGGAAACACACGCCGCCGACTGGGGGGCGGAGCAGGACGGACGCGGCGTGCTTCCGGACGCCGTCGTCTGGCCGGAGACGACGGAGGACGTCTCGGCGGTTCTCGCCGCCGCGACCGAACGCGACGTGCCCGTCACGCCCTACGCGGCGGGAACGGGACTCGAGGGGAACGCCGTTCCGGCCCAGGGCGGGATCAGCATGGACCTGACCCGAATAGACGACATCGTCGACTACCGGCCGGACGACTTTCAGATCGACGTCGGGCCCGGAATCATCGGCTCGGCGGTCGACGAGTACGTCGCCGGGGACGGCCTGTTCTTCCCGCCGCTTCCCTCCTCGGGCGACATCTCGACGATTGGCGGGATGATCGCGACCGACGCCAGCGGCATGCAGACCGTCAAGTACGGCGAGGTCGCCGACTGGGTGCTCGGCCTCGAGGCCGTGTTGGCCGACGGAACGGTCGTCCGGACGGGGTCGCGAGCGATCAAGACCTCGAGCGGCTACAACCTGACCGAACTGCTCGTCGGCAGCGAGGGGACGCTGGCCGTCGTCACCGAGGCCACCCTCCGGCTGGCCGGCCGTCCCCAGCAAATCCGCGGCGGGCGGGCAATCTTCGAGACGCTCGACGACGCGACGGCAGCAGTTTTCGACGCCGTGCGAACCGATGTTGACGTCGCCCGAATCGAACTCGTCGACGGGCTGAGTGCCCGGATGGCCAACGAATACCTCGACTCCGGCCTGCCGGACGCGCCGATGGTTTTCCTCGAGTTCCACGCCAACCACGGCGTCGAGGAGGAGATCGACCTCTGTCGGACCATCTTCGAGGACCACGACGTGGCCCGCTTCGAGATGAGCGACGACGACGCGGAGATGGAATCGCTCTGGCGGGCCCGGCGGGAGTTAGCCTACGCCGTGCAGAGCTATGATCCCGATCTACGGCCGTTACACCCCGGCGACGTGACGGTCCCGATCAGCGCCTATCCGGAGATCGTCCACGAGGCCAAACGGTTAGAGGAGGAGTACGGACTGCTCGTCCCCTGCTTCGGCCACGCGGGCGACGGCAACCTCCACTACAGCGTGCTCGTCGATCCGGACGATCCCGAGCAACTCGAGCGCGGCGAGCAGTTGTACAAGGAGATCGTCGAACAGGCGATAGCGATCGGCGGCACC
Above is a window of Natronorubrum tibetense GA33 DNA encoding:
- a CDS encoding pyridoxal phosphate-dependent aminotransferase — encoded protein: MTEFARRVEQVSISGIREVFEAAGDDAINLGIGQPDFPTPAHARQGAIEAIEAGKTDAYTSNKGTLTLREAISAKYDRDYGLEIDPEHVIATSGGSEALHLVLQAHVDPGEEVIFPDPGFVSYDALTHIADGTPKPVGLRDDLTLDPATVEEAITDETAVFVVNSPANPTGAVQSEADMREFARIADEHDVLCLSDEVYEHIVFEGAHRSPLEFAETDNVVVVSACSKTYSMTGWRLGWVTGSNRRIERMLRVHQYGQACASAPAQYAAEAALTGPQEPVAEMVEAFEERRDVVFDGLADAGLEVPKPEGAFYVMPKVPEGWCDEVLDRGVIVVPGDAFGANGEGYARLSYATAMEELKEALEIIDDATRAVR
- a CDS encoding FAD-binding oxidoreductase, whose translation is MTHDCSFLEDLDLADDQLSFAEGRRETHAADWGAEQDGRGVLPDAVVWPETTEDVSAVLAAATERDVPVTPYAAGTGLEGNAVPAQGGISMDLTRIDDIVDYRPDDFQIDVGPGIIGSAVDEYVAGDGLFFPPLPSSGDISTIGGMIATDASGMQTVKYGEVADWVLGLEAVLADGTVVRTGSRAIKTSSGYNLTELLVGSEGTLAVVTEATLRLAGRPQQIRGGRAIFETLDDATAAVFDAVRTDVDVARIELVDGLSARMANEYLDSGLPDAPMVFLEFHANHGVEEEIDLCRTIFEDHDVARFEMSDDDAEMESLWRARRELAYAVQSYDPDLRPLHPGDVTVPISAYPEIVHEAKRLEEEYGLLVPCFGHAGDGNLHYSVLVDPDDPEQLERGEQLYKEIVEQAIAIGGTSTGEHGIGQGKQEYLEPEHGAGAVDAMRRIKRALDPTGTLNPGKIFPDEGE
- a CDS encoding DUF6517 family protein, coding for MTYSRRAILATGATGTLALTAGCIDFVLGDGPMELTAERVAPTDTALEEAGYAEYEIEERSIEETIEVGVERDVEARVWSSIYSKDVEHRGIEHEGAFFVAVSIPDFSVLGRSFNPISDMTNEELLEEFMSEIDSEHTDVDDISKVDSFTLDILGDDRTVDVFEGESKFEGEPIDIEIPVASFDHEDDLLVLLGSYPAPLAEESANAEVLMESVEHPV
- a CDS encoding cupin domain-containing protein — translated: MAGKQLTPRSDGEHLHVLGSTMTITADGDDTDGEFTVVDMLAPPGFENGLHTHAPSEVFHVLEGSMTLHIDGENHTLEPGTTGHVAGGRPHGFRVEGDEPVRVLMALTPAGTEDFFRAVGEPTEMRTLPEPREVTDADLEALFAVGEDHGFAFMGPLPADN
- a CDS encoding DUF5789 family protein; this encodes MTQDVKLNGLVNVLDDLEYPISQDEAVEQCDDVTLILADGEENLGEIVADSNGERFASMDDLETEVFNLLPRHAVGEPYQSEGEG
- a CDS encoding TIGR04024 family LLM class F420-dependent oxidoreductase, giving the protein MNADLDLLVQLNDYERPQDVAQRAVQAEELGFDRITVGETTGWNIVPVLTLAADRTDELGITNDVISPFGRSPAMLAQTALTLHEASEGRFRLGLGPSSPAITERWHGLEFDRPLRRTREAIEVIRSVYEDGNPAYEGEIFDIAGLNYEREVPENPPPIDLGTLGPKATEMAGRFGDGWAPQMFTKEGLEERLEDLSRGAELADKSVDDLRVAPIVRGIASEDRELARRKARGTIAFMLGAYGPYYGDSVADQGYPDIVENIRAAWQDRDTERMAAELPEDLLDELAPAGTPDEVREWVESYSEIDGVDAVRVGFVNEMTEDEKEMMMEAVADLV
- a CDS encoding 2-oxoacid:ferredoxin oxidoreductase subunit beta, with amino-acid sequence MSSDVRFTDFKSDKQPTWCPGCGDFGTMNGMMKALAETGNDPDNTFIIAGIGCSGKIGTYMHSYALHGVHGRALPVGTGVKMARPDIEVMVSGGDGDGYSIGAGHFVHAVRRNVDMSYVVMDNRIYGLTKGQASPTSRSDFETSTTPEGPQQPPVNPLALALASGATFIAQSFASDALRHQEIIEQAIEHDGFGFVNVFSPCVTFNDVDTYDYFRESLVDLKEEGHDPNDYENAKDVILDGEKEYQGVMYQDENSVPYHEQHGVTEDMSEIPDGAPDDAMDLVREFY
- a CDS encoding NADPH:quinone reductase → MRAVRLHEHGDADVLQVDDVDRPEPADDELLVEVAAAGINPVDTYFRDGSYEPVGVPFTPGVDLAGVVAETGAAVEGFAEGDRVFGTGIGNGGFQGSYAEYATVPTDRVVHLPDGADLTEAGAAGVAAVTAWRALIDHADLDPAEHCLVHGGSGGVGHAAVQIAAAVSARVVTTASEGYHDDLEALGAETVLDYARDDLADAVLEASDRGVDAILDHRLDDYLQFDADVAATGCRVVGIGENSPDPAFTNDGAARSKDVNYQFMSMFNTPDLRVPLRGVAHLMATDALEIEIARSYDLDEASQAQEDVMNESFLGKLVIEP
- a CDS encoding GNAT family N-acetyltransferase; translated protein: MPGARISRGTRVTLRTVEDDDLPFLQRAYANPELRYPLGAPLLNQEELEEWLTDENADRFLVCLDGDRAGPGRPDDADDVHPIGLVTIEDADWRRPELVYWLVPEVHGDGYGREAVSLVIDYIFGTYETPAAGATVYEFNDASRGLLESLGFDEEGRIRKDRFVDGECVDSIVYGLLRENWTVRPRE